A window of the Fuscovulum sp. genome harbors these coding sequences:
- a CDS encoding enolase C-terminal domain-like protein, translating to MTRITAIRALDIRFPTSRSLDGSDAMNLAPDYSAAYCIIETDDGTEGHGLTFTIGRGNELCVAAITALAPLIKDIPVEDLLADMGATWRRITGDSQLRWTGPDKGVIHLATAALVNALWDLWGKRAGKPVWRILCDMTPAETVALVDWRYLSDALDPGRARERLEENLPTRATRITEMRANGYPAYTTSAGWLGYSDDKMRSLCRAAIAQGWNHFKMKVGGNLDDDIRRARIIREEIGPNRHLMMDANQVWGVAQAIHHMRPLAQFNPWFIEEPTSPDDILGHAAIARGVAPIKVATGEHCQNAVMFKQFLQADALQVLQLDSARLGGVNEIVGVFLLADHFGVPVCPHAGGVGLCEYVQHLSIFDYVCVSASLTDRVLEYVDHLHDHFLTPVHMKAGHYMPPEEPGYSITMKPASIAAHLWPDGAAWRG from the coding sequence ATGACCCGTATCACCGCCATTCGCGCGCTGGATATCCGCTTTCCCACCTCCCGCTCGCTGGATGGGTCGGATGCGATGAACCTCGCCCCCGATTACTCGGCCGCCTATTGCATCATCGAAACCGATGACGGCACCGAAGGCCACGGCCTGACCTTCACCATCGGGCGCGGGAATGAGCTTTGCGTCGCCGCGATTACCGCCCTTGCCCCGCTGATCAAGGATATCCCGGTCGAAGACCTGCTTGCAGACATGGGCGCCACATGGCGGCGCATCACGGGCGACAGCCAGTTGCGCTGGACGGGCCCCGACAAGGGCGTGATCCACCTCGCCACCGCCGCGCTGGTCAACGCGCTGTGGGATCTGTGGGGCAAACGCGCCGGCAAACCTGTCTGGCGCATCCTGTGTGACATGACCCCGGCGGAAACCGTGGCCCTTGTCGACTGGCGCTATCTGTCCGATGCGCTGGACCCCGGCCGCGCCCGCGAACGGCTAGAGGAAAACCTTCCCACCCGCGCCACCCGCATCACCGAAATGCGGGCCAATGGCTATCCGGCCTATACCACCTCGGCGGGTTGGCTGGGCTATTCCGATGACAAGATGCGCAGCCTTTGCCGCGCGGCCATCGCGCAGGGCTGGAACCATTTCAAGATGAAGGTCGGCGGCAATCTGGACGATGACATCCGCCGCGCCCGGATCATCCGCGAAGAGATCGGCCCCAACCGCCACCTGATGATGGATGCCAATCAGGTCTGGGGCGTGGCGCAGGCGATCCATCACATGCGTCCGTTGGCCCAGTTCAACCCTTGGTTCATCGAAGAACCCACCAGCCCCGATGACATTCTCGGCCATGCCGCCATCGCGCGGGGCGTGGCCCCGATCAAGGTGGCCACGGGCGAGCATTGCCAGAACGCGGTGATGTTCAAACAGTTCCTTCAGGCCGATGCCTTGCAGGTTCTGCAACTCGATTCAGCCCGCCTTGGCGGCGTGAACGAAATCGTTGGCGTCTTCCTTTTGGCCGATCATTTCGGCGTCCCCGTCTGCCCCCATGCGGGCGGGGTGGGCCTGTGCGAATATGTCCAGCACCTGTCGATCTTCGATTATGTCTGCGTCTCGGCCAGCCTGACCGACCGGGTGCTGGAATATGTCGATCACCTGCACGACCATTTCCTAACACCCGTTCACATGAAGGCAGGCCATTACATGCCACCCGAAGAACCGGGCTATTCCATTACCATGAAACCCGCCTCCATCGCCGCCCATCTCTGGCCGGATGGCGCGGCGTGGCGCGGCTAA
- a CDS encoding molybdopterin cofactor-binding domain-containing protein, which produces MGRAMKIARRGFLFGSVAILGGVAFGWYRYATPYGNPLEAGLGTGEATLNPYVMIDANGVTVIAPRAEMGQGVHTTLAALVAEEMDLDWSAIRVIHGPASKAYFNSAVLAEGIPFAPTDDSRLANTMRGAMDIPAKFLGLQITGGSSSIPDAFEKMRLAGAAARMALVQAAAARLNLSADQLSTEDGAVLAPDGTRIPYADLAVDAAGIDLREEPTLKPRENWRLLGRSLPRTDMLAKVTGTETYAIDLRLPGMRFATVRTNPRLGGEMLSYDASAAEAMPGVERIVPIPNGVAVIAITTWHAMQAADAITFDWGPAPYPATSSEITETLRASFTEDRKDSTNRNDGDVDTILTAEDWQAEYTVPYLAHATMEPMSGAALLRDGKLTVWAGNQIPTQALAEAQAITGLPPEAIEIQILPMGGGFGRRLEMDALRQSIQIAKAMEGTPILLAWSREEDMTHDAYRPAAIARVRAKLDGQTLVAFDYATASSSVVESQAGRLGYSLPGPDGAIVQGAWEQPYRFANHRVTGYRAPAMVPVGSWRSVGASQNAFFHETAIDELAHLAGADPLEFRLSQIDHDPSRKVLETVAEMSGWGSTAPGRAKGVAFCMSFGVPTAQVIEIENTPEGIRMTGAWIAADVGTALDPGNIEAQLQGGMVFGLSAAIRGEITFADGMAEQANFWDYEPLRLSQCPPIRVQILENQPHIRGIGEPGTPPAAPALGNAIFALTGQRLRDLPFARAVTFA; this is translated from the coding sequence ATGGGCCGCGCCATGAAGATCGCCCGCCGGGGCTTTTTGTTCGGGTCCGTCGCCATTCTGGGCGGGGTCGCCTTTGGCTGGTATCGCTACGCCACACCTTATGGCAACCCGCTGGAGGCGGGGCTTGGCACGGGAGAGGCGACGCTGAACCCCTATGTCATGATCGACGCGAACGGCGTCACCGTCATCGCCCCGCGCGCCGAAATGGGGCAGGGCGTTCACACTACCCTTGCCGCGCTGGTGGCCGAAGAGATGGATCTGGACTGGTCCGCGATCCGCGTGATCCACGGCCCGGCCTCCAAGGCCTATTTCAACTCTGCCGTGCTGGCCGAAGGCATCCCCTTTGCCCCCACGGATGACAGCCGCCTTGCCAATACCATGCGCGGTGCGATGGATATACCGGCGAAATTCCTTGGCCTGCAAATCACCGGCGGGTCGTCGTCTATCCCTGATGCGTTTGAAAAGATGCGCCTTGCCGGGGCCGCCGCCCGCATGGCGTTGGTGCAGGCCGCCGCCGCGCGGCTGAACCTTTCCGCCGATCAACTGTCTACCGAGGATGGCGCTGTCCTTGCCCCCGATGGCACGCGCATCCCCTATGCCGATCTGGCAGTGGATGCCGCAGGCATTGACCTGCGCGAAGAACCCACCCTGAAACCCCGCGAAAACTGGCGTCTGCTGGGCCGCAGCCTGCCGCGCACCGATATGCTGGCCAAGGTGACCGGGACGGAAACCTATGCCATCGACCTGCGCCTGCCGGGGATGCGCTTTGCCACCGTTCGCACCAATCCGCGCCTTGGCGGCGAAATGCTGTCCTATGATGCCAGCGCGGCCGAGGCGATGCCGGGGGTAGAGCGGATCGTCCCCATTCCCAACGGCGTGGCGGTCATCGCCATAACCACATGGCACGCGATGCAGGCGGCGGATGCCATCACCTTTGACTGGGGCCCCGCCCCCTATCCCGCCACCAGTTCTGAGATCACCGAAACCCTGCGCGCCTCGTTCACCGAAGACCGCAAGGACAGCACCAACCGCAATGATGGCGACGTCGACACCATCCTGACCGCAGAGGACTGGCAGGCCGAATACACCGTCCCCTATCTGGCCCATGCCACGATGGAACCCATGTCTGGCGCGGCATTGCTGCGCGACGGCAAGCTTACCGTCTGGGCCGGAAACCAGATCCCCACGCAGGCACTGGCCGAGGCGCAGGCGATCACCGGCCTTCCGCCAGAGGCCATCGAAATCCAGATCCTGCCCATGGGCGGCGGCTTTGGTCGCAGGCTGGAAATGGACGCACTGCGCCAGTCCATCCAGATCGCCAAGGCGATGGAGGGCACCCCGATCCTGCTGGCATGGAGCCGGGAAGAGGACATGACCCACGATGCCTATCGCCCCGCCGCCATCGCCCGCGTACGGGCGAAACTGGATGGCCAGACGCTGGTCGCCTTTGACTACGCCACCGCCTCTTCGTCGGTGGTGGAAAGCCAGGCCGGGCGGCTGGGCTATTCCCTGCCCGGCCCAGATGGGGCCATCGTGCAGGGCGCATGGGAACAGCCCTACCGTTTCGCCAACCACCGCGTGACAGGCTACCGCGCCCCCGCGATGGTGCCGGTGGGATCGTGGCGGTCAGTCGGCGCATCGCAGAACGCCTTCTTCCACGAAACCGCGATAGATGAACTGGCCCATCTGGCCGGGGCGGACCCGCTGGAATTCCGCCTGTCGCAGATTGACCATGATCCTTCGCGCAAGGTGCTGGAAACCGTGGCAGAGATGTCCGGCTGGGGCAGCACCGCGCCGGGCCGGGCCAAAGGGGTGGCCTTCTGCATGTCTTTCGGCGTGCCAACTGCGCAAGTGATCGAGATCGAGAATACCCCCGAAGGTATCCGCATGACGGGGGCATGGATCGCCGCCGATGTCGGCACCGCGCTGGACCCCGGCAATATCGAGGCCCAGCTGCAAGGCGGCATGGTCTTTGGCCTGTCCGCCGCGATCCGGGGCGAAATCACCTTTGCCGATGGCATGGCCGAACAGGCGAATTTCTGGGATTACGAACCCCTGCGCCTGTCGCAATGCCCGCCAATCCGGGTGCAGATTCTGGAAAACCAGCCTCATATCCGGGGCATTGGCGAACCCGGCACGCCCCCCGCCGCGCCGGCGCTGGGCAATGCGATCTTTGCCCTGACAGGCCAGCGCCTGCGCGACTTGCCCTTTGCCCGCGCGGTGACCTTTGCCTGA
- a CDS encoding (2Fe-2S)-binding protein, which translates to MAVTFTVNGRTETLDLPPDMPLLWALRDGLNLTGTKFGCGVAACGACTVHVDGQAVRSCQTPLGDVAGAAVTTIEGLGNPAALHAVQAAWEAAQVAQCGYCQSGQIMQAAALLAETPEPSDAQIDEAMSGNLCRCGTYPRIRAAVQDAANRLKEA; encoded by the coding sequence ATGGCCGTGACTTTCACCGTGAATGGCAGGACCGAAACGCTCGACCTGCCGCCTGACATGCCGCTTCTCTGGGCGCTGCGCGATGGGCTGAACCTGACCGGCACGAAATTCGGCTGCGGCGTTGCCGCCTGCGGTGCCTGCACCGTGCATGTGGATGGGCAGGCCGTGCGGTCCTGCCAGACGCCGCTGGGTGATGTGGCCGGGGCCGCTGTGACCACCATCGAAGGGCTGGGCAACCCCGCCGCGCTGCACGCCGTGCAGGCGGCGTGGGAGGCCGCGCAGGTGGCGCAATGCGGCTACTGCCAGTCGGGCCAGATCATGCAGGCCGCTGCGCTGCTGGCGGAAACGCCCGAACCATCAGACGCGCAGATTGACGAAGCGATGTCCGGCAACCTTTGCCGCTGCGGCACCTATCCCCGCATCCGCGCTGCTGTGCAGGATGCCGCCAACCGTTTGAAGGAGGCATGA
- a CDS encoding TetR/AcrR family transcriptional regulator, which translates to MAVSMPHSATPVDRQDAILDAAFGAFATYGYRRTSMDDIARGAGLSRTALYLHYRNKEDIFRSLALRYFDEALRDMTAALNVPGQTLQQALLAAFVAKDGKFMEAVLSTPHGEELMDAGFSVTGDLAAAGEARMVAVLGDWLAQRALPPDLGSGPEVAQAIIAAVKGLKTSARSLPEYRVGQARLAALFARALT; encoded by the coding sequence ATGGCTGTTTCGATGCCCCACAGCGCCACCCCGGTTGACCGACAGGATGCAATCCTTGACGCGGCTTTCGGGGCTTTTGCCACCTATGGGTATCGCCGCACCTCGATGGATGACATTGCGCGCGGGGCGGGGCTGTCGCGGACGGCGCTGTATCTGCATTACCGCAACAAGGAAGACATCTTCCGCTCACTCGCCCTGCGCTATTTCGACGAAGCGCTGCGCGACATGACCGCCGCGCTGAACGTGCCGGGGCAAACGCTGCAACAGGCGCTGCTGGCCGCATTCGTTGCAAAGGACGGCAAGTTCATGGAGGCCGTGCTGTCCACCCCGCATGGCGAAGAGCTCATGGATGCAGGATTTTCGGTAACCGGCGATCTGGCGGCGGCAGGTGAGGCGCGGATGGTGGCCGTGCTGGGGGATTGGCTGGCGCAACGTGCGCTGCCACCCGACCTTGGCAGTGGGCCAGAGGTGGCGCAGGCAATCATTGCGGCGGTCAAGGGGCTGAAAACATCGGCCCGGTCGCTGCCGGAATACCGGGTCGGGCAGGCGCGGCTGGCCGCGCTGTTTGCGCGGGCGCTGACCTGA
- a CDS encoding RcnB family protein, producing MIAASVAAPALPAMANPKGCPPGLAKKAVPCVPPGQAKKWQVGARIPGTLPWYEVRDYDRYDLPAPPDGSRYVLIDNDLVRVAIATGIILEFLGRY from the coding sequence ATGATCGCCGCGTCGGTCGCGGCGCCTGCGCTGCCTGCCATGGCAAACCCAAAGGGCTGCCCGCCCGGGCTGGCCAAAAAAGCGGTGCCTTGTGTGCCGCCGGGTCAGGCCAAGAAATGGCAGGTCGGCGCGCGGATCCCCGGCACACTGCCGTGGTATGAGGTGCGCGATTACGACCGTTACGATCTGCCCGCCCCGCCCGATGGCAGCCGCTATGTGCTGATCGACAACGATCTTGTCCGCGTTGCCATCGCAACCGGCATCATTCTGGAATTCCTCGGCCGCTATTAG
- a CDS encoding Hpt domain-containing protein, which translates to MLLNATVIEEVRETLGDDTLRAFLTRMLTEVEETAVTLRGLLAVQDYVTLAATAHRASGSAAAVGASGLHAALKEIENAARKPGSVAELPALIAALSDCTDRTRTALLFILGTD; encoded by the coding sequence ATGCTGTTGAATGCAACTGTGATCGAAGAAGTGCGGGAAACGCTTGGTGATGACACCCTGCGTGCCTTTCTGACCCGCATGCTGACCGAGGTCGAGGAAACGGCCGTAACACTGCGTGGTCTGTTGGCCGTGCAGGATTACGTGACGCTTGCCGCGACGGCGCATCGCGCCTCTGGCTCGGCGGCGGCGGTTGGGGCGTCGGGGTTGCATGCCGCGCTGAAAGAGATCGAAAATGCCGCGCGCAAGCCCGGCTCTGTGGCCGAACTGCCAGCGCTAATCGCGGCCCTGTCGGATTGCACGGATCGGACGCGGACCGCGCTTTTGTTCATTCTGGGCACGGATTGA
- a CDS encoding host attachment protein has translation MAGLHRGTWIVAACSEGAMILENAGCVKQPDLRLIDRMDAPVAPLPAENRSAHEVTDRERLATSAFAVQVVGRLAREAARGRAQRLVLAAEAPLLGAIRDRLDDDLRARVVLAMPTTLTRHPLGEIVTVVNKALERAA, from the coding sequence ATGGCAGGACTTCACCGTGGAACTTGGATCGTGGCCGCCTGTTCGGAAGGCGCGATGATCTTGGAAAACGCAGGCTGCGTGAAACAGCCCGACCTGCGCCTGATCGACCGGATGGATGCGCCCGTGGCCCCTCTGCCCGCCGAAAACCGCTCTGCGCATGAGGTGACGGATCGCGAACGCCTTGCCACCTCGGCCTTTGCCGTGCAGGTCGTGGGGCGTCTGGCGCGCGAGGCGGCGCGCGGGCGGGCGCAGCGGCTTGTCCTGGCCGCCGAAGCGCCGCTTCTGGGTGCGATTCGTGACCGTCTGGATGATGACCTGCGCGCCCGCGTGGTGCTGGCCATGCCCACGACGCTGACCCGCCATCCGCTGGGTGAGATCGTCACCGTGGTGAACAAAGCGCTGGAACGCGCGGCCTGA
- a CDS encoding ATP-binding cassette domain-containing protein: MAASAAQHRTDPAPEAIRVEGLHKSFGPHHVLKGVDLTAHEGDVIAVIGGSGSGKSTMLRCINFLETPSEGKIVIAGEEVRQRPEGGAADRRQIERIRRSLGMVFQSFNLWTHKTVLDNLIEVPVHVLGVPKAEAVDRAMALLARVGLAEKAGAYPAFLSGGQQQRAAIARALCMEPKAMLFDEPTSALDPELVGEVLAVIRALAAEGRTMILVTHEMKFAREVASHVVFLADGLVEEQGPPEQLFGAPQSPRLQQFLRSVG, from the coding sequence TTGGCCGCATCCGCCGCGCAGCACCGGACTGATCCCGCGCCCGAAGCGATCCGGGTGGAAGGGCTGCACAAATCCTTTGGCCCGCATCACGTGCTGAAGGGCGTCGATCTGACGGCGCATGAGGGCGACGTGATCGCGGTGATCGGCGGGTCCGGGTCGGGCAAATCGACCATGCTGCGCTGCATCAACTTTCTGGAAACGCCCAGCGAAGGCAAAATCGTGATCGCGGGCGAAGAGGTGCGGCAGCGGCCTGAGGGCGGTGCAGCGGACCGCCGCCAGATCGAACGCATCCGCCGCAGCCTTGGGATGGTGTTCCAAAGCTTTAACCTATGGACGCACAAGACGGTGCTGGACAACCTGATCGAGGTGCCAGTGCATGTGCTTGGCGTGCCCAAGGCCGAGGCCGTGGATCGCGCCATGGCCTTGCTGGCGCGGGTGGGGCTGGCGGAAAAGGCCGGGGCCTACCCGGCGTTCCTGTCGGGCGGACAGCAGCAGCGCGCAGCCATCGCGCGGGCGTTGTGCATGGAACCCAAGGCCATGCTGTTTGACGAACCGACCTCGGCGCTGGACCCCGAACTGGTGGGCGAAGTGCTGGCCGTGATCCGGGCGCTGGCCGCCGAAGGGCGGACGATGATCCTTGTCACGCATGAGATGAAATTCGCGCGCGAAGTGGCGAGCCATGTCGTCTTTCTGGCCGATGGGCTGGTGGAGGAACAGGGCCCGCCCGAACAGCTTTTCGGTGCGCCGCAATCGCCGCGCCTGCAACAATTCCTTCGGTCCGTGGGCTGA
- a CDS encoding transporter substrate-binding domain-containing protein codes for MKRTMTAALALSFGLMAGVAQAQTAVKVGIAAEAYPPFASQDASGAWVGWEVEMIGAICAAAELTCEIVPVAWDGIIPALTAGQIDAIMASMSITEERMQTIDFSDKYYNTPTVVVGTKGVEMAATPEGLTGKIIGVQVSTVHQAYVEKYFAPVAAEVKTYQTQDEANQDLVAGRVDAIQADSIALDAFLATPEGQACCEVKGTVADDPAILGLGVGVGLRKGEDDLKAAFNKGIAAVLADGTYDKVNAGYFASSIYGN; via the coding sequence ATGAAAAGAACAATGACCGCCGCGCTTGCCCTGTCCTTTGGCCTGATGGCCGGTGTGGCCCAAGCGCAGACCGCCGTGAAAGTGGGCATCGCCGCCGAGGCCTATCCCCCCTTTGCCAGCCAGGATGCCAGCGGCGCCTGGGTCGGCTGGGAGGTGGAGATGATCGGTGCCATCTGCGCCGCGGCCGAACTGACCTGCGAGATTGTTCCCGTGGCATGGGATGGCATCATCCCGGCGCTGACGGCGGGCCAGATCGATGCGATCATGGCGTCGATGTCGATCACCGAAGAGCGGATGCAGACGATCGACTTTTCCGACAAATACTACAACACGCCCACCGTCGTTGTCGGCACCAAGGGCGTAGAGATGGCGGCAACACCCGAAGGCCTGACCGGCAAGATCATCGGGGTGCAGGTGTCGACCGTGCATCAGGCCTATGTCGAAAAGTACTTCGCCCCCGTCGCGGCCGAGGTGAAAACCTATCAGACGCAGGATGAAGCCAATCAAGATCTGGTGGCCGGGCGCGTGGATGCGATCCAGGCCGACAGCATCGCGCTGGACGCCTTCCTTGCTACCCCGGAAGGGCAGGCCTGCTGTGAAGTGAAGGGCACCGTGGCCGACGATCCGGCGATTCTGGGCCTTGGCGTGGGCGTCGGCCTGCGCAAGGGCGAGGATGACCTGAAAGCCGCCTTCAACAAGGGCATCGCAGCGGTTCTGGCCGATGGCACCTATGACAAGGTGAATGCGGGCTATTTCGCATCCAGCATCTACGGCAACTAA
- a CDS encoding ABC transporter permease subunit (The N-terminal region of this protein, as described by TIGR01726, is a three transmembrane segment that identifies a subfamily of ABC transporter permease subunits, which specificities that include histidine, arginine, glutamine, glutamate, L-cystine (sic), the opines (in Agrobacterium) octopine and nopaline, etc.), translated as MGPLDLLALSPPGWGATLLAGLWNSLLIAVGAFSMGLVLGGLGAWGKIHGGPITRDLLAMYTTVVRAVPELILILILYFGVTDLVNQILIAFGHERIQISGVLAGIAVLGVVQGAYATEVLRGALLAVPQGQVEAAKAMGMPPLLMARRVIFPAMLGLAMPGLANLWLIATKDTALLAVVGFGELTFATRQAASSTKAFFTFFLAAGVIYLIITLLSGWIFARIEAWARRGEPRNSGG; from the coding sequence ATGGGCCCGCTGGACCTTTTGGCCCTCTCGCCCCCCGGATGGGGGGCCACCTTGCTGGCCGGGCTGTGGAATTCGCTGCTGATCGCGGTCGGGGCGTTTTCCATGGGTCTGGTTCTGGGCGGGCTTGGCGCATGGGGGAAAATCCATGGCGGCCCGATCACGCGCGACCTGTTGGCGATGTATACGACCGTGGTTCGCGCGGTGCCGGAACTGATCCTGATCCTGATCCTGTATTTCGGCGTCACCGATCTGGTGAACCAGATCCTGATCGCCTTTGGCCATGAACGGATTCAAATCTCTGGTGTGCTGGCCGGGATCGCCGTGCTGGGCGTGGTGCAAGGCGCCTATGCGACCGAGGTGCTGCGCGGCGCGCTGTTGGCCGTGCCGCAGGGGCAGGTCGAGGCGGCAAAGGCCATGGGGATGCCGCCCCTGTTGATGGCGCGGCGGGTGATCTTTCCGGCCATGCTGGGGCTGGCAATGCCCGGGCTTGCCAACCTGTGGCTGATCGCCACCAAGGATACCGCGCTGCTGGCTGTGGTAGGCTTTGGCGAACTGACCTTTGCCACCCGTCAGGCGGCGTCATCGACCAAGGCCTTCTTCACCTTTTTCCTCGCCGCCGGGGTGATCTATCTGATCATCACCCTGCTGTCGGGGTGGATCTTTGCCCGGATCGAGGCCTGGGCACGGCGCGGCGAACCGCGCAATTCGGGGGGCTGA
- a CDS encoding ABC transporter permease: MTAMRDWLQPHRIFLFILGLVIVAWCATTMRWDWLPKYAPLMAEGIWRTIWLLVLSVFFGMLLAIPLGLAQAAGPWYLATPARVFCTVIRGTPLLLQIWLLYYGLGSLFPQFPWIRQSDLWPILRQAWPYALLALTLSYAGYEGEVMRGAFKSVPRGQLEAARAMGMPRHKILSRIWLPQAFRAVLPTLGGETVLQMKATPLVATITVVEIYAVASRVRQDTFIVYEPLLLLALVYLCLAGAIVFLFRQIEKRGPQMRRPG, encoded by the coding sequence CTGACCGCGATGCGCGACTGGCTGCAACCCCATCGGATTTTCCTTTTCATCCTCGGGCTGGTGATTGTGGCCTGGTGCGCCACCACAATGCGCTGGGACTGGCTGCCGAAATATGCGCCCCTGATGGCCGAGGGCATCTGGCGCACGATCTGGCTTTTGGTGCTGTCGGTGTTCTTCGGGATGCTTCTGGCCATTCCGCTGGGTTTGGCGCAGGCGGCGGGGCCTTGGTATCTGGCCACCCCGGCGCGGGTGTTCTGCACGGTGATCCGCGGCACGCCGCTTCTGCTGCAGATCTGGCTTTTGTATTACGGGCTGGGGTCGCTGTTTCCGCAATTTCCGTGGATACGGCAAAGCGATCTGTGGCCCATCCTGCGGCAGGCCTGGCCCTATGCGCTGCTGGCGCTGACGCTGTCCTATGCGGGATATGAGGGCGAGGTGATGCGCGGGGCGTTCAAATCCGTGCCGCGCGGGCAGTTAGAGGCGGCGCGGGCCATGGGGATGCCGCGCCACAAGATCCTGTCGCGCATCTGGCTGCCGCAGGCGTTTCGCGCCGTGCTGCCCACGCTGGGGGGCGAAACGGTGCTCCAGATGAAGGCGACGCCCTTGGTCGCCACGATCACGGTGGTGGAGATTTACGCCGTGGCCAGCCGGGTGCGGCAGGATACGTTCATCGTCTATGAACCGCTTCTGCTGTTGGCGCTGGTCTATCTGTGCCTTGCAGGCGCGATCGTGTTCCTGTTCCGCCAGATCGAAAAGCGCGGCCCGCAGATGCGCCGCCCCGGCTGA